A single region of the Streptomyces sp. ITFR-16 genome encodes:
- a CDS encoding MFS transporter, which produces MATTTPTGVRGGHAKHGGHDSSDGAPMTHRQIMEALTGLLLGMFVAILSSTVVSNALPEIISDLGGGQSAYTWVVTASLLAMTATTPLWGKLSDLFSKKLLVQIALIIYVAGSIVAGMSTSSGMLIACRVVQGIGVGGLSALAQIVMAAMIAPRERGRYSGYLGAVFAVATVGGPLLGGVITDTSWMGWRWCFYVGVPFAVIALIVLQKTLKLPVVKREVKVDWTGAFFISAAVSLLLLWVTFAGDKYNWMSWQTGVMLAGSVVLGLLFVLTESRASEPIIPLRLFRNRTITLASLASLFVGVAMFAGTVFFSQYFQLARGKSPTMSGVMTIPMIAGLFISSTVSGQIITKTGRWKAWLVSGGFLVTAGLGLLGTIRYDTTYWHIAIYMFVMGLGIGMMMQNLVLATQNQVAPSDLGSASSVVTFFRSLGGAIGVSALGAVMANRVTHYVKDGLADLGPQGAALGHGGTGGGGIPDLDKMPPPFRTVVEAAYGHGVGDVFLYAAPAALVAFLITIFIKEVALRTNAGNDAPAPAEAEALAEVPSSTAALVSEGAAGVTSVDTLEDAPAVTAPGTAVHGVVRGAEGTPVARAAVTLISLGGRQLGIAAAQADGSYALNAPGAGSYVLIASADGFQPQASTVVVGDEPLAFDILLSGTSGLAGTVRAADAGTPVEGAMVIVTDVRGDVLATGKSGVTGEFTFGELVPGAVTVAVNAAGFRPLALPVEIGGQGVTRVDAALQSGALVQGVVRAGVARRPLPDARVTLVDAAGNVVATSTTGEDGAYAFADLDAGEYSVIATGYPPVAGALTVAGRGVDGHDIELVHPGE; this is translated from the coding sequence ATGGCTACGACCACACCAACCGGTGTGCGGGGCGGCCACGCCAAGCACGGAGGACACGACTCCTCCGACGGCGCGCCGATGACACACCGGCAGATCATGGAGGCGTTGACCGGGCTGCTGCTCGGCATGTTCGTCGCCATCCTGTCGTCCACCGTCGTCTCCAACGCCCTGCCGGAGATCATCTCCGACCTCGGCGGCGGCCAGAGCGCCTACACCTGGGTCGTCACGGCCTCGCTGCTGGCGATGACGGCGACCACCCCCCTGTGGGGCAAGCTGTCGGACCTGTTCAGCAAGAAGCTGCTGGTCCAGATAGCACTGATCATCTATGTCGCGGGCTCGATCGTCGCCGGTATGTCGACCAGCAGCGGCATGCTGATCGCCTGCCGTGTGGTGCAGGGCATCGGCGTCGGCGGTCTCTCCGCCCTCGCCCAGATCGTGATGGCCGCGATGATCGCCCCGCGCGAGCGCGGCCGCTACAGCGGCTACCTCGGCGCGGTCTTCGCCGTCGCCACCGTCGGCGGCCCGCTGCTCGGCGGTGTCATCACCGACACCAGCTGGATGGGCTGGCGCTGGTGCTTCTACGTGGGTGTGCCGTTCGCGGTCATCGCCCTGATCGTGCTCCAGAAGACCCTGAAGCTCCCGGTCGTCAAGCGCGAGGTCAAGGTCGACTGGACCGGTGCCTTCTTCATCAGCGCCGCCGTCTCCCTGCTGCTCCTCTGGGTCACCTTCGCGGGTGACAAGTACAACTGGATGTCCTGGCAGACCGGCGTGATGCTGGCCGGATCCGTGGTGCTCGGGCTGCTGTTCGTGCTCACCGAGTCGCGGGCCAGCGAGCCGATCATCCCGCTGCGGCTGTTCCGCAACCGCACCATCACCCTGGCCTCGCTCGCCTCGCTGTTCGTCGGTGTCGCGATGTTCGCCGGCACGGTCTTCTTCAGCCAGTACTTCCAGCTGGCGCGCGGCAAGTCGCCGACGATGTCCGGTGTGATGACGATCCCGATGATCGCGGGTCTGTTCATCTCCTCGACCGTCTCGGGCCAGATCATCACCAAGACGGGCCGCTGGAAGGCCTGGCTGGTCAGCGGTGGCTTCCTGGTCACGGCCGGACTCGGCCTGCTCGGCACCATCCGGTACGACACCACGTACTGGCACATCGCGATCTACATGTTCGTGATGGGCCTCGGCATCGGCATGATGATGCAGAACCTGGTGCTCGCCACGCAGAACCAGGTGGCCCCGTCGGACCTCGGCTCCGCCAGCTCCGTCGTCACCTTCTTCCGTTCGCTCGGTGGTGCGATCGGGGTCTCGGCCCTGGGCGCCGTCATGGCGAACCGCGTCACCCACTACGTCAAGGACGGCCTGGCGGACCTCGGTCCGCAGGGCGCGGCCCTGGGCCACGGCGGCACCGGCGGCGGGGGCATCCCCGACCTGGACAAGATGCCCCCGCCCTTCCGCACGGTCGTGGAGGCCGCCTACGGGCACGGCGTCGGTGACGTCTTCCTCTACGCCGCGCCGGCCGCGCTGGTCGCCTTCCTGATCACGATCTTCATCAAGGAGGTCGCGCTGCGGACCAACGCCGGCAACGACGCCCCGGCACCCGCCGAGGCCGAGGCGCTCGCCGAGGTCCCGTCCAGCACGGCCGCGCTGGTCTCCGAGGGAGCGGCCGGGGTCACCTCGGTCGACACCCTGGAGGACGCCCCGGCCGTGACCGCGCCGGGCACTGCGGTGCACGGTGTGGTGCGCGGAGCCGAGGGCACGCCCGTCGCGCGGGCCGCCGTCACCCTGATCTCGCTGGGCGGCCGCCAGCTCGGCATCGCCGCCGCGCAGGCCGACGGCAGCTACGCCCTGAACGCCCCGGGCGCCGGTTCGTACGTCCTGATCGCGTCCGCCGACGGCTTCCAGCCGCAGGCGTCCACCGTGGTCGTCGGCGACGAGCCGCTGGCCTTCGACATCCTGCTGTCCGGTACGAGCGGCCTGGCCGGGACCGTGCGGGCGGCCGACGCCGGTACCCCGGTCGAGGGCGCCATGGTCATCGTGACCGATGTGCGCGGCGACGTACTGGCCACCGGGAAGTCCGGCGTGACGGGCGAGTTCACCTTCGGTGAGCTGGTCCCCGGCGCGGTGACCGTCGCGGTCAACGCGGCCGGCTTCCGTCCGCTGGCACTGCCCGTGGAGATCGGCGGCCAGGGTGTCACCCGGGTCGACGCCGCGCTGCAGTCCGGTGCGCTGGTGCAGGGCGTCGTACGGGCCGGTGTGGCCCGCCGCCCGCTGCCGGACGCCCGCGTCACGCTGGTCGACGCGGCCGGCAACGTGGTCGCCACCTCGACGACCGGGGAGGACGGGGCGTACGCCTTCGCCGACCTGGACGCGGGCGAGTACTCGGTCATCGCGACCGGCTACCCGCCGGTGGCCGGCGCCCTGACCGTGGCCGGTCGCGGGGTCGACGGCCACGACATCGAGCTCGTCCACCCGGGCGAGTAG
- a CDS encoding YceI family protein, translated as MGLRAQVRTRDGWAVQHAVVTVTDMTGTQVLRAAADEDGAVRTDTPLSAGAYTVIVTAVGYAPAASTALVTASGRVEAGTVVLARQGGVELPPPGAWSLDPAHSSVGAVAQHLGISSVHGRFTDFGGRIEIAEDVQNSRVDAVINAASIDTGNGMRDKHLRSPDFLDTERFPEITYRSGGLTPAGPDRWTVHGVLALHGVERPVDLGLSYLGTGPDPWGGTRAAFSATAELRREDFAMNYNQVVQAGISAIGTTLRVKLDIQAVQGEALPAV; from the coding sequence ATGGGACTTCGCGCACAGGTACGCACGCGGGACGGCTGGGCCGTCCAGCACGCGGTCGTGACGGTCACCGACATGACCGGTACGCAGGTGCTGCGGGCCGCCGCCGACGAGGACGGGGCGGTCCGGACCGACACCCCGCTGTCCGCGGGCGCGTACACGGTGATCGTGACGGCCGTGGGGTACGCACCCGCCGCCTCCACCGCGCTCGTCACGGCGAGCGGACGGGTCGAGGCCGGCACGGTGGTGCTGGCCCGCCAGGGCGGGGTGGAACTGCCGCCGCCGGGCGCCTGGTCGCTGGACCCGGCGCACTCCTCGGTGGGCGCGGTCGCGCAGCACCTGGGGATCTCCAGCGTGCACGGCCGGTTCACCGACTTCGGCGGCCGGATCGAGATCGCGGAGGACGTGCAGAACTCCCGGGTGGACGCGGTCATCAACGCGGCCAGCATCGACACCGGAAACGGCATGCGGGACAAGCACCTGCGCTCGCCCGACTTCCTCGACACCGAGCGCTTCCCCGAGATCACCTACCGCTCCGGCGGGCTGACCCCGGCCGGCCCCGACCGCTGGACCGTGCACGGTGTGCTCGCGCTGCACGGGGTGGAGCGCCCGGTCGACCTCGGCCTCAGCTACCTCGGCACCGGCCCCGACCCGTGGGGCGGGACGCGCGCCGCGTTCAGCGCCACGGCCGAGCTGCGCCGCGAGGACTTCGCCATGAACTACAACCAGGTGGTCCAGGCGGGCATCTCCGCGATCGGCACGACGCTGCGGGTGAAGCTCGACATCCAGGCCGTGCAGGGCGAGGCCCTTCCGGCCGTCTGA
- a CDS encoding PPOX class F420-dependent oxidoreductase, translated as MASNIATNTAVELDDLLAFVRPRHRAILLTTRSDGRPQGSPLTCGVDDAGRIVVSTYPERAKTRNAKRDERVSVIVLSDEWNGPWVQIDGSAEVIDAPDSVEPLVEYFRNISGEHPDWDEYRAAMVKQGKSIIRITPERWSPVATGGFPAHLAPEA; from the coding sequence ATGGCATCCAACATCGCGACCAACACCGCTGTGGAACTCGACGACTTGCTGGCCTTCGTACGGCCCCGGCACCGGGCGATCCTGCTGACCACCCGGTCCGACGGCCGTCCCCAGGGCTCCCCGCTCACCTGCGGCGTGGACGACGCGGGCCGGATCGTCGTCTCGACGTACCCCGAGCGGGCCAAGACCCGCAACGCCAAGCGGGACGAGCGGGTCAGCGTGATCGTCCTGTCCGACGAGTGGAACGGCCCGTGGGTGCAGATCGACGGCTCGGCCGAGGTGATCGACGCACCGGACTCGGTCGAGCCGCTCGTCGAGTACTTCCGGAACATCTCGGGGGAGCACCCGGACTGGGACGAGTACCGGGCGGCGATGGTGAAGCAGGGCAAGTCGATCATCCGGATCACGCCCGAGCGGTGGAGCCCGGTCGCCACCGGCGGCTTCCCGGCACACCTGGCCCCGGAGGCCTGA
- a CDS encoding DUF5707 domain-containing protein, producing MSKRILSSSLVAAVALGAAAYGSLALASTPTEPTLEHGSARYTAPSGSSAGSFTYTVDVSDDSGIRSLKVLPWPASSHLDPTEAELGRVEEAKCRSTSDGAARCTYTMKVTKREADLNKGTWHLSALATAKDGGTTFVPRATTFDITR from the coding sequence ATGTCCAAGCGCATTCTCTCTTCGTCGCTCGTCGCCGCGGTCGCCCTCGGCGCGGCGGCCTACGGCAGCCTCGCCCTGGCCTCGACCCCCACGGAGCCGACCCTGGAGCACGGATCGGCTCGCTATACGGCTCCGTCCGGCAGCAGTGCGGGCTCCTTCACCTACACCGTGGACGTGAGCGACGACTCGGGCATCCGCAGCCTCAAAGTCCTGCCCTGGCCCGCGAGTTCGCACCTCGACCCGACCGAGGCGGAGCTCGGCCGGGTGGAGGAGGCGAAGTGCCGGAGCACCTCGGACGGGGCCGCCCGCTGCACCTACACGATGAAGGTGACGAAGCGGGAGGCCGACCTGAACAAGGGCACCTGGCACCTCTCGGCGCTGGCGACGGCCAAGGACGGGGGCACGACGTTCGTGCCCCGTGCCACCACGTTCGACATCACACGCTGA
- a CDS encoding TetR/AcrR family transcriptional regulator C-terminal domain-containing protein, whose translation MVSAADRVKDPARTSVWLNHRPPARGRRSAQPAGLDRDRITAASVGLLDAEGLAKFSMRRLAAELNVTAMSLYWYVDTKDDLLELALDSVYSEFTPPPRDAPWEARLRAVATAYRELLVRHVWVSPLAGKFLNLGPHSMLMSHTVQDVIGATGLPRESRTGALSAVFQFVYGFGTVEGQFAQRSAEAGLTQDEYYQQAMTAVRDQPQLDGLVESGQDLIGARGATTVQDMHERDFTFALDLLIAGIHAMRERGASPA comes from the coding sequence ATGGTGTCCGCGGCCGACCGCGTGAAGGACCCTGCCAGGACCAGCGTGTGGCTGAACCACCGGCCACCCGCGCGGGGCCGCAGATCGGCCCAGCCCGCCGGGCTCGACCGGGACAGGATCACGGCGGCCTCGGTCGGGCTGCTGGACGCCGAGGGCCTGGCGAAGTTCTCCATGCGCCGGCTCGCCGCCGAGCTGAACGTGACGGCCATGTCCCTCTACTGGTACGTCGACACCAAGGACGACCTCCTGGAGCTGGCCCTCGACTCCGTCTACAGCGAGTTCACCCCGCCGCCCCGGGACGCCCCCTGGGAGGCCCGGCTGCGCGCGGTGGCGACCGCCTACCGCGAGCTGCTGGTCCGGCACGTCTGGGTCTCGCCGCTGGCCGGGAAGTTCCTCAACCTGGGCCCGCACTCGATGCTGATGTCCCACACCGTGCAGGACGTGATCGGTGCGACCGGCCTGCCCCGCGAGAGCCGGACCGGCGCGCTCTCGGCGGTCTTCCAGTTCGTGTACGGATTCGGCACGGTCGAGGGCCAGTTCGCGCAGCGCAGCGCGGAGGCGGGGCTCACCCAGGACGAGTACTACCAGCAGGCGATGACGGCGGTCCGGGACCAGCCGCAGCTGGACGGGCTCGTGGAGTCGGGGCAGGACCTCATCGGGGCGCGCGGCGCCACCACCGTCCAGGACATGCACGAGCGGGACTTCACCTTCGCGCTGGACCTGCTGATCGCGGGCATCCACGCGATGCGCGAACGCGGCGCGAGCCCGGCCTGA
- a CDS encoding MFS transporter, which translates to MTATSAEQNHLASPSHPQRWLILGVICLAQLTVLLDNTVLNVAIPSLTRELDASTADVQWMINAYSLVQSGLLLTAGSSADRYGRKKMLIAGLALFGIGSLVAGLAQTSVQLIAARAGMGIGGALLMTTTLAVVMQIFDETERVKAIGIWSTVSSLGFAVGPLIGGVMLDHFWWGAIFLINIPVAAVALVAVARLVPESKNPSGDRPDLLGALLSTIGMAAVVYAIISGPEHGWTSGRVLLTAFTGVAVLTGFALWELHIPYPMLDMHFFRNQRFIGAVAGAILVAFGMGGSLFLLTQELQFVLGYGPLEAGLRTAPLALSVVALNLTGLGARLVPRLGTPVTIASGMGLLAAGLAVIALAGGGGYGGTLCGLLVMGVGIALAMPAMANAIMSAIPPEKAGVGAGINGTLAECGNGLGVAVLGAVLNSRFAALVPSAVGAASLPAALAAADGAGERRAITDAFSSGLETSMLVGAVAVLAGGLLAAVLLRRAERGESSQADPAAAAA; encoded by the coding sequence ATGACGGCGACCTCCGCCGAGCAGAACCACCTCGCGTCGCCGAGCCATCCACAGCGCTGGCTGATCCTCGGCGTCATCTGTCTCGCCCAGCTCACGGTGCTGCTCGACAACACCGTCCTCAACGTGGCGATCCCCTCCCTCACCAGGGAGCTGGACGCCTCCACCGCCGATGTGCAGTGGATGATCAACGCCTACTCGCTCGTCCAGTCCGGCCTGCTGCTGACCGCAGGCAGCTCGGCCGACCGCTACGGCCGCAAGAAGATGCTGATCGCCGGGCTCGCCCTGTTCGGCATCGGCTCGCTGGTCGCCGGGCTCGCCCAGACGTCCGTGCAGCTGATCGCCGCGCGGGCGGGCATGGGCATCGGCGGCGCGCTGCTGATGACCACCACCCTCGCCGTCGTCATGCAGATCTTCGACGAGACCGAGCGGGTGAAGGCGATCGGCATCTGGTCGACCGTCAGCTCGCTCGGCTTCGCCGTCGGTCCGCTGATCGGCGGGGTCATGCTCGACCACTTCTGGTGGGGCGCGATCTTCCTGATCAACATCCCGGTCGCGGCCGTCGCGCTGGTGGCCGTGGCCCGGCTGGTGCCCGAGTCGAAGAACCCCAGCGGCGACCGCCCCGACCTGCTCGGCGCGCTGCTGTCCACCATCGGCATGGCCGCCGTCGTGTACGCGATCATCTCCGGGCCCGAGCACGGCTGGACCTCCGGCCGGGTGCTGCTGACCGCCTTCACCGGGGTCGCCGTCCTCACCGGCTTCGCGCTGTGGGAGCTGCACATCCCGTACCCGATGCTGGACATGCACTTCTTCCGGAACCAGCGGTTCATCGGCGCGGTCGCGGGCGCGATCCTGGTCGCGTTCGGCATGGGCGGCTCGTTGTTCCTGCTCACCCAGGAGCTGCAGTTCGTGCTGGGCTACGGGCCGCTTGAGGCCGGTCTGCGGACCGCCCCGCTCGCCCTCAGCGTCGTCGCGCTCAACCTCACCGGTCTCGGCGCGCGGCTGGTGCCCAGGCTCGGCACCCCCGTCACCATCGCCTCCGGGATGGGCCTGCTCGCCGCCGGTCTCGCCGTCATCGCCCTGGCCGGCGGGGGCGGGTACGGCGGCACGCTCTGCGGCCTGCTCGTGATGGGCGTCGGCATCGCCCTCGCCATGCCCGCCATGGCCAACGCGATCATGAGCGCGATCCCGCCGGAGAAGGCGGGCGTGGGCGCCGGGATCAACGGCACCCTCGCCGAATGCGGCAACGGCCTCGGGGTCGCGGTGCTCGGCGCCGTCCTCAACTCCCGCTTCGCCGCGCTGGTCCCGTCCGCCGTCGGCGCCGCCTCGCTGCCCGCCGCCCTGGCCGCCGCGGACGGTGCGGGGGAGCGGCGGGCGATCACGGACGCCTTCTCCTCGGGCCTGGAGACCAGCATGCTGGTGGGTGCGGTGGCCGTCCTGGCCGGCGGACTGCTGGCCGCGGTGCTGCTGCGCCGGGCGGAGCGGGGAGAATCGTCGCAGGCTGACCCGGCCGCGGCAGCGGCATAG
- a CDS encoding endonuclease/exonuclease/phosphatase family protein: MSLRRRTVEVLLAAGLLGTVLTPPATAAGHGPGQLVPLRVATYNIHAGAGMDNVFDLERQTAELRSLHADVIGLQEVDVHWDARSEWRDLASELARRLGMRVSFAPIYSLDPAQPGAPRREFGVAVLSRYRIVSAENHAITRLSTQDPNPVPAPAPGFGEVVLKVRGLPVHVYATHLDYRGDPSVRIAQVADTRRIMAEDRRAERRPVRQILLGDFNAAPDAPELTPLWETLHDVEPGAPTYPAQDPAQRIDYVAVSKDTVRVRDAAVPETLASDHRPVVADLLLRR, encoded by the coding sequence ATGTCACTGCGTCGTCGTACGGTGGAAGTCCTGCTGGCGGCAGGCCTGTTGGGGACGGTGCTCACACCTCCCGCGACGGCCGCCGGGCACGGCCCCGGGCAGCTCGTGCCCCTGCGGGTCGCCACGTACAACATCCATGCGGGGGCCGGCATGGACAACGTCTTCGACCTGGAGCGGCAGACGGCGGAGCTCCGCTCGCTGCACGCGGACGTGATCGGGCTCCAGGAGGTCGATGTCCACTGGGACGCCCGCAGCGAGTGGCGCGACCTGGCGTCCGAGCTGGCCCGGCGCCTCGGCATGCGGGTCTCGTTCGCCCCGATCTACAGCCTGGATCCGGCACAACCGGGCGCTCCCCGGCGCGAGTTCGGGGTCGCCGTGCTGTCGCGGTACCGGATCGTGAGCGCCGAGAACCACGCCATCACCCGGCTCTCCACCCAGGACCCCAACCCGGTGCCGGCGCCCGCGCCCGGCTTCGGAGAGGTGGTGCTGAAGGTGCGGGGGCTGCCGGTGCACGTGTACGCGACGCACCTCGACTACCGGGGCGACCCTTCCGTACGGATCGCCCAGGTGGCCGACACCCGGCGCATCATGGCCGAGGACCGGCGCGCGGAGCGGCGGCCGGTCCGGCAGATCCTGCTCGGCGACTTCAACGCGGCGCCGGACGCGCCGGAACTGACCCCGCTCTGGGAGACCCTCCACGACGTCGAACCGGGCGCGCCCACCTATCCGGCGCAGGACCCGGCGCAGCGGATCGACTATGTCGCGGTGTCCAAGGACACCGTGCGGGTACGCGACGCGGCGGTGCCCGAGACGCTTGCCTCGGACCACCGCCCCGTCGTCGCCGACCTGTTGCTGCGGCGCTGA
- a CDS encoding glycosyltransferase family 39 protein, producing the protein MTTLDHLPAPPRSATAHARSGPSWARRAWRGRPEDARWVRPAFLALLLAITLAYLWNLSASGYANSFYSAAVQAGSRSWKAFFFGSLDSANAITVDKPPATLWPMALSVRIFGLNSWAILAPQVLMGTATAGVLYAAVRRRFSAAAGLITMAVFALTPVAALMFRFNNPDALLALLMTVTVYCVLRAMEHGRTKWLVWAGVAVGLAFLSKTLQAFLILPPLAVLYAVFAPVPVRRRFGQLGLSALALLVSGGWWVAVVQLWPASSRPYIGGSQNNSFLELTFGYNGLGRINGEETGSVGGGGGPGGGAGGQWGETGIGRMFNSEIGSQISWLLPAALILLAAGVWLTWRAKRTDTARAAFLAWGSSLLMTAAVFSFMAGIFHQYYTVALAPYLAALIGMGATVLWEERSRWWAGAALAAAVAVTATWSYVLLGRTPDYQPWLRPAVLGVGIVAALGLLLVARLGRRLALAAVGLGLLASLAGPTAYTVSTLNTGHQGSIVTAGPSSGGMGGGPGGGGGRGGFGGMRPPGQGAQQGNQQGGGTGQPPTGTPPGASQNGQTGRTGRTGQQPGAMPGMGEGFGGGRGGGGMGGLLNGASVGTEARKLLEKNAGDYTWAAAAIGSQNAASYQLATGDPVMAIGGFNGSDPSPTLAQFKKYVQDGRIHYFISSGGGGGGGGMGGSGTSSQISSWVEKNYKKVTAGSATFYDLTRPTG; encoded by the coding sequence ATGACCACGCTCGACCACCTCCCGGCACCGCCCCGGAGCGCGACGGCCCACGCACGGTCCGGCCCCTCGTGGGCCCGGCGCGCGTGGCGGGGCCGCCCCGAGGACGCCCGCTGGGTGCGCCCGGCCTTCCTCGCCCTGCTGCTCGCCATCACCCTGGCCTACCTCTGGAACCTCAGTGCCTCCGGCTACGCCAACTCCTTCTACTCGGCGGCCGTGCAGGCCGGGAGCCGGAGCTGGAAGGCCTTCTTCTTCGGCTCGCTGGACTCGGCCAACGCCATCACCGTCGACAAGCCCCCGGCCACGCTCTGGCCGATGGCCCTGTCCGTGCGGATCTTCGGCCTGAACTCCTGGGCCATCCTGGCCCCGCAGGTGCTGATGGGCACGGCGACCGCCGGGGTGCTGTACGCGGCCGTGCGCCGCCGCTTCAGCGCCGCCGCCGGGCTGATCACCATGGCGGTGTTCGCGCTCACGCCCGTCGCCGCGCTGATGTTCCGCTTCAACAACCCGGACGCGCTGCTGGCCCTGCTGATGACCGTCACGGTCTACTGCGTGCTGCGCGCCATGGAGCACGGCCGCACCAAGTGGCTGGTGTGGGCGGGTGTCGCGGTGGGTCTCGCGTTCCTGTCCAAGACGCTCCAGGCCTTCCTGATCCTGCCGCCGCTGGCGGTGCTGTACGCGGTGTTCGCCCCGGTCCCCGTACGCAGGAGGTTCGGCCAGCTGGGGCTCTCGGCGCTCGCCCTGCTCGTCTCGGGCGGCTGGTGGGTGGCGGTCGTCCAGCTGTGGCCCGCCTCCTCGCGCCCGTACATCGGCGGTTCGCAGAACAACTCCTTCCTGGAGCTGACCTTCGGCTACAACGGGCTCGGCCGGATCAACGGCGAGGAGACCGGCAGCGTCGGCGGCGGGGGCGGACCGGGCGGCGGAGCCGGCGGCCAGTGGGGCGAGACCGGCATCGGCCGGATGTTCAACTCCGAGATCGGCAGCCAGATCTCCTGGCTGCTACCGGCCGCGCTGATCCTGCTGGCCGCGGGCGTCTGGCTGACCTGGCGGGCGAAGAGGACGGACACCGCACGCGCGGCCTTCCTCGCCTGGGGCAGTTCGCTGCTGATGACGGCGGCCGTGTTCAGCTTCATGGCCGGCATCTTCCACCAGTACTACACGGTGGCCCTCGCCCCCTACCTCGCGGCGCTGATCGGCATGGGCGCCACGGTCCTGTGGGAGGAGCGGTCCCGCTGGTGGGCGGGTGCCGCGCTCGCCGCCGCGGTCGCGGTGACGGCCACCTGGTCGTACGTCCTGCTGGGCCGGACCCCGGACTACCAGCCCTGGCTGCGGCCTGCCGTGCTCGGCGTGGGAATCGTGGCCGCGCTGGGGCTGCTGCTCGTGGCCCGGCTGGGGCGCCGACTGGCGCTCGCCGCCGTGGGGCTGGGGCTCCTCGCGTCGCTGGCGGGGCCGACGGCGTACACCGTGAGCACGCTGAACACCGGCCACCAGGGCTCGATCGTCACGGCGGGTCCCTCGTCCGGCGGGATGGGCGGCGGCCCCGGCGGAGGCGGCGGGCGGGGCGGCTTCGGCGGGATGCGGCCGCCGGGCCAGGGCGCCCAGCAGGGCAACCAGCAGGGCGGCGGCACGGGACAGCCCCCGACCGGCACCCCGCCCGGCGCCTCACAGAACGGCCAGACCGGCCGGACGGGCCGGACCGGGCAGCAGCCCGGGGCCATGCCCGGCATGGGCGAGGGCTTCGGCGGCGGCCGGGGCGGCGGGGGCATGGGCGGACTGCTCAACGGCGCGTCCGTCGGCACCGAGGCCAGGAAGCTCCTGGAGAAGAACGCCGGCGACTACACCTGGGCCGCCGCCGCCATCGGCTCCCAGAACGCCGCCAGTTACCAGCTCGCCACCGGCGACCCGGTCATGGCGATCGGCGGCTTCAACGGCAGCGACCCGTCCCCGACGCTCGCCCAGTTCAAGAAGTACGTCCAGGACGGCCGCATCCACTACTTCATCTCCAGCGGCGGGGGCGGCGGCGGAGGCGGCATGGGCGGCAGCGGCACCTCCTCGCAGATCTCCTCCTGGGTGGAGAAGAACTACAAGAAGGTCACCGCTGGCAGCGCCACCTTCTACGACCTGACCCGGCCGACGGGCTGA